The Actinomadura sp. WMMB 499 genome includes a window with the following:
- a CDS encoding glycoside hydrolase family 1 protein, with the protein MTFPDGFLWGAATAAHQVEGGNVTSDFWALEHAPGSMFAEPSGDACDHYRLYREDIGLLRDLGFTAYRFSIEWARVEPEDGFVSRAAIAHYRDVLEACHEAGITPMVTLHHFTSPHWLMDLGGWEYDGTPERFAAYCHMVMDELGPLIPYAATINEANIARLTRRMIEGFTKAPEQAPVGVGRDRPDAASRPNTFLFTWSDTGLEVVKRAHVEARRAIKNASPSTRVGATFALQDYQSEPGGEKAAEERWAESFEDFLPALDGDDFLGVQNYSRVLVGADGTLPHPEGAELTQMGYEFYPQALENVLRRAASAGLPMFVTEHGIATGDDARRVEFVRRALVGLERCVADGVDVRGYFHWSMLDNFEWMLGYAPAFGLIAVDRTTQRRTVKDSARVLGNIARRNALA; encoded by the coding sequence ATGACTTTTCCGGACGGGTTCCTGTGGGGGGCGGCGACCGCCGCCCACCAGGTCGAGGGCGGCAACGTCACCAGCGACTTCTGGGCGCTGGAGCACGCTCCCGGCTCGATGTTCGCCGAACCCAGCGGTGACGCCTGCGACCACTACCGGCTGTACCGCGAGGACATCGGCCTCCTCCGGGACCTCGGCTTCACCGCCTACCGCTTCTCCATCGAGTGGGCCCGGGTCGAGCCCGAGGACGGGTTCGTCTCCCGTGCCGCGATCGCGCACTACCGCGACGTCCTGGAGGCCTGCCACGAGGCCGGGATCACGCCGATGGTGACGCTCCACCACTTCACCAGCCCGCACTGGCTGATGGACCTGGGCGGCTGGGAGTACGACGGGACGCCGGAGCGGTTCGCGGCCTACTGCCACATGGTGATGGACGAACTCGGGCCGCTGATCCCGTACGCGGCGACCATCAACGAGGCCAACATCGCCCGTCTGACCCGCAGGATGATCGAGGGCTTCACCAAGGCGCCCGAGCAGGCGCCGGTCGGCGTCGGCCGCGACCGGCCCGACGCCGCGAGCAGGCCGAACACCTTTCTGTTCACCTGGAGCGACACGGGCCTGGAGGTGGTCAAGCGTGCGCACGTCGAGGCGCGGCGCGCGATCAAGAACGCCAGCCCGTCCACCCGGGTGGGCGCCACCTTCGCCCTGCAGGACTACCAGTCGGAGCCGGGCGGCGAAAAGGCCGCCGAGGAGCGGTGGGCCGAATCGTTCGAGGACTTCCTGCCGGCCCTGGACGGCGACGATTTCCTCGGTGTCCAGAACTACAGCCGGGTGCTGGTCGGCGCGGACGGCACCCTGCCCCATCCGGAGGGCGCCGAACTCACCCAGATGGGATACGAGTTCTATCCGCAGGCGCTGGAGAACGTTCTGCGGCGTGCGGCGTCGGCGGGGCTGCCGATGTTCGTCACCGAACACGGCATCGCCACCGGCGACGATGCGCGGCGCGTCGAGTTCGTCCGGCGGGCCCTGGTGGGCCTGGAGCGTTGCGTGGCCGACGGCGTCGACGTGCGCGGCTACTTCCACTGGTCGATGCTCGACAACTTCGAATGGATGCTCGGCTACGCACCGGCGTTCGGCCTCATCGCGGTCGACCGGACGACGCAGCGCCGCACGGTCAAGGACAGCGCACGTGTGCTGGGGAACATTGCCCGGCGCAACGCGCTCGCCTGA
- a CDS encoding MFS transporter: MVISAEPAGAAEMPPAESSYIWLMVLAVFGVFMAFVTPIAISLAIRVEQLAPGHEEYLGYITGAGGIAAVLAAPLFGRLSDRTRSRLGRRRPYLLGLTAVGVVALVVLALAPTVLVLGLGWVLAQIGWGSAFVLLVASQADRLPESQRGKVSALSGVVQQLAPIAGALMAGGLAGNALLLFLVPGAVGVVAVAVFVCFVYEPDSRGMEKTGEPTSLRVLGHAYTFDPRRYPDFAWNWLGKFLFMFGVTFNTTFMSFFLAARMGVSVEEAAGMVAVVAGGGIVATMLGALGGGFLSDRLRRRRAFVLAGGCVFALGAAVMAFAPGLPLIVAGAVLGNLGLGLFAAVDQALMLDVLPERESDAGRFAGIYGFSTSIAQGLAPLIAPIFLAVGTSGDEQNYTLLYLMAAALALISGLVVALRVKSVS; the protein is encoded by the coding sequence GTGGTGATCAGTGCGGAGCCTGCGGGTGCCGCCGAGATGCCACCGGCGGAGAGCTCCTACATCTGGCTGATGGTTCTCGCCGTGTTCGGCGTCTTCATGGCGTTCGTGACGCCGATCGCGATCTCGCTGGCGATCCGGGTCGAGCAGCTCGCCCCGGGGCACGAGGAGTACCTCGGCTACATCACCGGTGCGGGCGGCATCGCCGCCGTCCTGGCGGCGCCGCTGTTCGGACGGCTCAGCGACCGCACCCGGAGCCGGCTCGGCCGCCGCCGTCCGTACCTGCTCGGCCTGACGGCCGTCGGGGTCGTCGCGCTGGTGGTGCTGGCCCTGGCGCCGACCGTTCTCGTGCTCGGCCTCGGCTGGGTCCTGGCGCAGATCGGCTGGGGGTCGGCTTTCGTGTTGCTGGTGGCCTCGCAGGCCGATCGGTTGCCGGAGTCGCAGCGCGGCAAGGTCTCGGCCCTGTCCGGTGTCGTGCAGCAGCTCGCGCCCATCGCCGGTGCGCTCATGGCGGGCGGGCTCGCCGGCAACGCCCTCCTGCTGTTCCTCGTCCCGGGTGCGGTCGGTGTGGTGGCCGTGGCCGTGTTCGTCTGCTTCGTGTACGAACCGGACAGCCGGGGGATGGAGAAGACCGGGGAGCCGACCTCCCTGCGCGTCCTGGGCCACGCCTACACGTTCGATCCGCGCCGCTATCCCGATTTCGCCTGGAACTGGCTCGGCAAGTTCCTGTTCATGTTCGGTGTCACCTTCAACACGACGTTCATGTCGTTCTTCCTGGCCGCCCGGATGGGCGTGAGCGTCGAGGAGGCGGCGGGCATGGTCGCGGTCGTGGCGGGCGGCGGCATCGTCGCCACGATGCTCGGCGCCCTCGGCGGCGGCTTCCTGTCCGACCGGCTGCGGCGGCGCCGCGCCTTCGTGCTGGCCGGCGGCTGCGTGTTCGCTCTCGGGGCGGCCGTCATGGCGTTCGCCCCCGGCCTGCCGCTGATCGTGGCCGGTGCCGTGCTGGGGAACCTCGGTCTGGGACTGTTCGCCGCCGTGGACCAGGCGCTCATGCTGGACGTGCTGCCCGAACGGGAGAGCGACGCCGGCCGGTTCGCCGGCATCTACGGGTTCTCCACCTCGATAGCACAGGGGCTGGCTCCGCTCATCGCTCCGATCTTCCTGGCCGTCGGCACGTCCGGCGACGAGCAGAACTACACGCTGCTGTACCTCATGGCGGCGGCCCTCGCTCTGATCAGCGGGCTGGTAGTGGCCCTCCGCGTCAAGTCCGTCTCCTGA
- a CDS encoding ISL3 family transposase: protein MIKDGDLVGVVFAGLSGLVIDDVADEGERIRVRARSREAPVRCPGCDVETSCVHGWCERTVADLPVDGRPVLLEVRVRRLTCRNRQCPRRTFREQIMGVLERYQRRTARLAAPVGAVVRELAGRADARVLTLLGVPVSRHTALRTLLRLPLPEVTPPRVLGVDDFALRRSHSYATVLIDAETRRRVDVLPDRRSGTLAAWLREHPGVEVVCRDGAAGYADAVHQALPGALQVGDRWHIWHNFAQAASKEVAVHSGCWASASRVRKLDGGKTTTLARWHQVHDLLNAGVGLLECARRLDLALNTVKRYARIDAVLYRYITQGRVEDDRPGLSPRRLARLLLARPGTLKPDQHELLAKTTSACPEMSALAALVRTFAHLLTPAAENADRLQEWITAAQEVKLPHVHSFIRGLRLDHDAVCAALTSEYHNGGTEGVNTKTKLIKRQMYGRAGFRLLRHRILLG from the coding sequence GTGATCAAGGACGGCGATCTTGTCGGTGTGGTATTCGCGGGCCTGTCCGGCCTGGTCATCGATGATGTGGCGGATGAGGGCGAGCGGATTCGGGTGCGGGCCCGCAGCCGGGAGGCGCCGGTCCGTTGCCCGGGGTGTGATGTTGAAACCTCCTGTGTCCACGGGTGGTGCGAGCGAACCGTGGCCGATCTCCCGGTCGACGGGCGGCCGGTGCTGCTGGAGGTACGAGTCCGTCGGCTGACCTGCCGCAACCGGCAGTGCCCGCGGAGGACCTTCCGGGAACAGATCATGGGGGTGCTGGAGCGTTACCAGCGACGCACCGCTCGCCTGGCAGCGCCTGTCGGGGCGGTGGTACGGGAACTGGCAGGCCGGGCCGACGCTCGCGTGCTGACTCTTCTCGGCGTGCCGGTCTCACGCCACACCGCGCTGCGGACCTTGTTGCGGCTGCCGCTGCCGGAGGTGACGCCGCCGCGGGTGCTGGGCGTGGACGACTTCGCCCTGCGGCGCTCCCACTCCTACGCCACCGTGCTGATCGACGCCGAGACCCGCCGACGGGTCGATGTCCTGCCCGACCGCCGCTCCGGCACCCTCGCCGCGTGGCTGCGCGAGCATCCCGGCGTCGAGGTCGTCTGCCGGGACGGCGCCGCCGGCTACGCCGACGCCGTGCACCAGGCCCTGCCCGGTGCCCTGCAGGTCGGGGACCGGTGGCACATCTGGCACAACTTCGCCCAGGCGGCCAGCAAGGAGGTCGCCGTGCACAGCGGCTGCTGGGCCTCGGCCTCCCGCGTGCGAAAGCTCGACGGCGGAAAGACCACGACCCTGGCGAGGTGGCACCAGGTCCACGATCTGCTGAATGCCGGTGTCGGTCTGCTGGAATGCGCACGTCGCCTCGACCTCGCGCTCAACACCGTCAAACGGTACGCGCGGATCGACGCAGTCCTCTACCGCTACATCACCCAAGGCCGCGTCGAAGACGACCGTCCCGGCCTGTCGCCCCGCAGGCTCGCGCGGCTCCTGCTCGCCCGCCCCGGCACGCTCAAGCCCGACCAGCACGAACTCCTCGCCAAGACCACCAGCGCCTGCCCGGAGATGAGCGCGCTCGCCGCACTGGTCCGCACCTTCGCGCACCTACTGACACCCGCCGCCGAGAACGCAGACCGGCTGCAGGAATGGATCACCGCCGCCCAAGAGGTGAAGCTGCCGCACGTGCACTCGTTCATCCGCGGCCTGCGGCTGGATCACGATGCCGTCTGCGCCGCTCTGACCAGCGAATACCACAATGGTGGAACCGAGGGCGTCAACACCAAGACCAAGCTGATCAAGAGACAGATGTACGGCCGGGCGGGCTTCCGACTTCTTCGGCACCGCATCCTTCTCGGCTGA
- a CDS encoding SpoIIE family protein phosphatase has product MSSQADDRTGAVNDNLVEAMNSGVLAIDADGRITAWNPRAQQLLGYTREEVLGRDVHGLLHRDGRGCVPLERDCRLRRALRTRVPGHGDGENLVHRDGRLLVCSWSSAPIYAGGPSPAETEVAVGVVLVFQDAAERFVIEDELRDRMAGMRRAISRLELVAEITTVLSSTLNEDEVLRRLVRLVVPALGDWAEVDLLISDGRVERVAATHRESTPEEDAALEGPLPPLPRTPRGSLARVLRGGMTVVTGGDASESHPDEPLDAAQRALFRVMGADSAISAPLAARGEVYGALTLGFSRPGHGYGTDDRLVIEDIARRVGLVVANARLFAAQRNTAEAMQRSLLPPLFQPGDLQFQARYLPATEASRLGGDWYDAFELSDGATGLAIGDVVGHDLQAAARMAQVRNMLRALAWDLTAPPSTVLERLDGAMDAVSEAELATAVFARVERAGESSWRLRWCNAGHLPPLLVTRDGGTQFLEEHGMLLGDPELAGARPDGVRALPPLSTLLLYTDGLVETRDSDLTDRLTGLRRHSAQLARFPLSDLCDRLIERMRPSREDDIALLALRIPG; this is encoded by the coding sequence GTGAGCAGTCAGGCGGACGACCGGACGGGCGCGGTCAACGACAACCTGGTCGAGGCGATGAACTCGGGGGTCCTGGCCATCGATGCCGACGGCCGGATCACGGCGTGGAACCCCCGGGCTCAGCAGCTTCTGGGCTACACCCGGGAAGAGGTCCTGGGCAGGGACGTCCACGGCCTCCTCCACCGGGACGGCCGAGGGTGCGTCCCTCTGGAGCGGGACTGCCGCCTGAGGCGGGCGCTCCGAACCCGTGTCCCCGGCCACGGGGACGGCGAGAACCTCGTCCATCGCGACGGGCGGCTGCTGGTGTGCTCCTGGTCGTCCGCGCCGATCTACGCTGGCGGTCCGTCACCGGCCGAGACCGAGGTCGCGGTCGGGGTGGTCCTCGTCTTCCAGGACGCCGCCGAGCGGTTCGTGATCGAGGACGAGCTGCGCGACCGGATGGCCGGGATGCGGCGGGCCATCTCCCGGCTGGAGCTGGTCGCCGAGATCACCACGGTGCTGTCGTCCACACTGAACGAGGATGAGGTGCTCAGGCGCCTCGTGCGGCTCGTCGTGCCCGCACTCGGGGACTGGGCGGAAGTCGACCTGCTGATCTCCGACGGACGCGTCGAGCGTGTCGCCGCGACGCACCGCGAGTCCACGCCCGAGGAGGACGCCGCCCTGGAGGGGCCGCTGCCGCCCCTCCCCCGGACGCCCCGCGGATCGCTCGCCCGGGTTCTGCGCGGCGGCATGACCGTCGTCACCGGCGGCGACGCCTCCGAATCGCACCCCGATGAGCCGCTGGACGCGGCCCAGCGCGCCCTCTTCCGCGTCATGGGCGCCGACAGTGCGATCAGCGCTCCGCTGGCGGCCCGGGGCGAGGTCTACGGCGCCCTGACGCTGGGCTTCTCCCGCCCCGGCCACGGGTACGGCACCGACGACAGGCTCGTCATCGAGGACATCGCCCGACGCGTCGGTCTCGTCGTGGCCAACGCCCGCCTGTTCGCCGCACAGCGCAACACGGCCGAGGCCATGCAGCGCAGCCTGCTCCCGCCCTTGTTCCAGCCGGGCGATCTGCAATTTCAGGCCCGGTACCTGCCCGCCACCGAGGCCAGCCGGCTCGGCGGCGACTGGTACGACGCCTTCGAGCTGTCCGACGGCGCCACCGGCCTGGCCATCGGCGACGTCGTGGGCCACGATCTGCAGGCGGCGGCCCGGATGGCCCAGGTCCGCAACATGCTCAGGGCCCTGGCCTGGGATCTGACCGCTCCCCCCAGCACAGTGCTCGAACGGCTGGACGGCGCGATGGACGCGGTGAGCGAAGCCGAGCTGGCCACCGCGGTGTTCGCCCGCGTCGAACGTGCGGGCGAGTCGTCCTGGCGGCTGCGCTGGTGCAACGCCGGTCACCTCCCGCCGCTGCTGGTCACCCGCGACGGCGGCACGCAGTTCCTCGAGGAGCACGGGATGCTGCTCGGCGATCCGGAGCTCGCGGGCGCACGCCCCGACGGCGTCCGCGCCCTCCCTCCGCTGTCCACCCTGCTGCTCTACACCGACGGTCTCGTCGAGACCCGCGACTCGGACCTGACCGACCGTCTCACCGGCCTGCGCCGGCACAGCGCCCAACTGGCCCGGTTCCCGCTGTCCGACCTGTGCGACCGCCTCATCGAGCGCATGCGCCCCAGCCGCGAGGACGACATCGCTCTGCTCGCCCTCCGCATCCCGGGTTGA
- a CDS encoding glycoside hydrolase family 3 C-terminal domain-containing protein, whose product MHSDISALSLEEKAALLSGRDAWSTAGVERHAIPSIVLTDGPHGLRKPPKDAEAFGFGASVPATCFPTAAALGSSWDVDLLERVGRALGDEARAAGVAVLLGPGVNIKRSPLCGRNFEYLSEDPVLTGRLGAALVRGVQSRGVGASVKHFAANNQETDRMRISAEVDERTLREIYLAAFEHIVTTARPWTVMAAYNRISGVPAAENHWLLTEVLRGEWRFDGLVVSDWGAVADPVAAVAAGLDLEMPTTNGSSAARLVEAVESGHLDEVVLDRAVARLLDLVDRADADAPAGDIGFGFDRHHALARTAAAESAVLLKNDDAILPLDPAARMSVAVIGEFARTPRFQGAGSSQINPTRVDCALDALAEAAGDDIRLSFSPGFSLSGEGSDSLFADAVAAAADADVAVVFLGLPEGRESEGFDREDIDLPDVQLRLLDAVARANRDVVVVLANGGVVEVASWQHNAKAVLEGWLAGQAGGGAVADLLFGRANPCGRLAETVPTRLQDNPSYLDFPGADGIVSYGERLYVGYRYYDARDMDVAYPFGHGLSYTTFSYSDLDATVEGSGDDVAVRLRLTVTNTGPMAGKEVVQVYVRDVECSADRPVRELKAFTKVGLAPGESAPVEFELDARDLSFFSPAHGRWVLESGEFQIGVGASSRDLRLTARVTLDAPALPRPLGRDSSVGEWLAHPEGGPLLLRALGAMEGSAVAADPTILRMVESLPLNRLATMSGDRLDTADLDRLLDRSASAPARGAAPTDAPRTRHAGPDDCQPARPIPREGGTASSDAVTGRGYSG is encoded by the coding sequence GTGCACAGCGATATCTCGGCGCTTTCCCTTGAAGAGAAGGCCGCGCTGCTCTCGGGCCGGGACGCGTGGTCGACCGCCGGCGTCGAGCGGCACGCGATCCCCTCGATCGTCCTGACCGACGGCCCGCACGGTCTGCGCAAGCCGCCGAAGGACGCCGAGGCGTTCGGTTTCGGCGCGAGCGTCCCGGCCACGTGCTTCCCCACGGCGGCGGCGCTCGGCTCGTCCTGGGACGTCGACCTCCTGGAGCGGGTGGGGCGGGCGCTCGGGGACGAGGCGCGGGCCGCAGGCGTGGCGGTGCTGCTCGGGCCGGGCGTCAACATCAAGAGATCCCCCCTGTGCGGACGCAACTTCGAGTACCTGTCCGAAGATCCGGTGCTGACCGGACGGCTGGGGGCGGCGCTGGTGCGCGGCGTGCAGAGCCGGGGCGTGGGCGCCTCGGTGAAGCACTTCGCCGCCAACAACCAGGAGACCGACCGGATGCGCATCAGCGCCGAAGTCGACGAACGCACGCTGCGGGAGATCTACCTCGCCGCGTTCGAGCACATCGTCACCACGGCCCGCCCGTGGACGGTGATGGCCGCCTACAACAGGATCAGCGGCGTTCCGGCGGCGGAGAACCACTGGCTGCTCACCGAGGTGCTGCGCGGGGAGTGGAGGTTCGACGGCCTGGTGGTGTCCGACTGGGGCGCGGTCGCCGATCCCGTCGCCGCCGTCGCGGCCGGTCTCGATCTGGAGATGCCGACGACGAACGGCTCGAGTGCCGCTCGGCTCGTCGAGGCCGTCGAATCCGGGCACCTGGACGAGGTCGTGCTCGACCGGGCCGTTGCGCGCCTGCTCGATCTCGTCGACCGGGCCGACGCGGACGCCCCGGCGGGAGACATCGGCTTCGGTTTCGACCGGCACCACGCGCTGGCGAGGACGGCCGCGGCCGAGTCCGCGGTCCTGTTGAAGAACGACGACGCGATCCTGCCACTGGACCCCGCCGCCCGGATGAGCGTGGCGGTCATCGGCGAGTTCGCCCGCACCCCGAGGTTCCAGGGCGCGGGCAGTTCGCAGATCAACCCCACCCGGGTCGACTGCGCCCTCGACGCACTGGCTGAGGCCGCCGGTGACGACATCCGCCTCTCGTTCTCGCCCGGTTTCTCCCTTTCCGGGGAGGGGAGCGACTCGCTGTTCGCCGACGCGGTCGCCGCAGCAGCGGACGCCGACGTCGCCGTCGTATTCCTCGGTTTGCCCGAAGGACGGGAATCGGAAGGGTTCGACCGCGAGGACATCGACCTCCCGGACGTCCAGCTCCGCCTGCTGGACGCGGTAGCGCGGGCGAACCGAGACGTGGTCGTCGTGCTGGCCAACGGCGGCGTGGTCGAGGTCGCGTCCTGGCAGCACAACGCCAAAGCCGTCCTCGAAGGCTGGCTGGCCGGGCAGGCCGGGGGCGGCGCGGTCGCCGACCTGCTGTTCGGACGCGCCAACCCGTGCGGCCGACTGGCCGAGACCGTCCCGACGCGTCTGCAGGACAACCCGTCCTACCTGGACTTCCCCGGCGCCGACGGCATCGTTTCCTACGGCGAGCGTCTCTACGTGGGCTACCGCTACTACGACGCCCGGGACATGGACGTCGCCTACCCATTCGGGCACGGCCTGTCCTACACCACCTTCAGCTACTCGGACCTGGACGCGACGGTCGAGGGGAGCGGCGACGACGTGGCCGTGCGGCTGCGGCTCACCGTGACCAACACCGGGCCGATGGCCGGCAAGGAGGTGGTGCAGGTGTACGTGCGTGACGTCGAATGCTCGGCCGACCGTCCCGTCCGGGAGCTCAAGGCGTTCACCAAGGTCGGGCTCGCCCCCGGCGAGTCCGCGCCGGTCGAGTTCGAGCTGGACGCCCGCGACCTGTCGTTCTTCAGCCCCGCCCACGGTCGCTGGGTGCTGGAGAGCGGCGAATTCCAGATCGGTGTCGGCGCCTCGTCGCGCGACCTGCGGCTGACCGCCCGGGTGACGCTGGACGCGCCCGCACTCCCCCGCCCGCTCGGGCGCGACTCGTCCGTAGGCGAGTGGCTCGCCCACCCCGAAGGCGGCCCGCTGCTGCTGCGGGCGCTGGGCGCGATGGAGGGATCGGCCGTCGCCGCCGACCCCACCATCCTCCGCATGGTCGAGTCGCTGCCGCTGAACCGGCTAGCCACGATGAGCGGCGACCGCCTGGACACCGCCGACCTCGACCGATTGCTCGACCGCTCCGCTTCCGCGCCCGCGCGGGGCGCTGCCCCGACCGACGCGCCGCGCACGCGTCACGCCGGACCGGATGATTGCCAGCCGGCACGGCCGATTCCACGGGAGGGCGGTACGGCCTCGTCGGACGCTGTTACGGGTCGGGGGTATTCCGGGTGA
- a CDS encoding LacI family DNA-binding transcriptional regulator yields MTRPAKRITSADVARAAGVSRTTVSFVLNDRPGQSIPEETRRRVLEAARDLDYRPHASARALAAGRSDIVLLSVPDVPIGPSISRFVEELAAALGDHGLTLVTHLTGARGRPLPDVCATLGAMAVIGLGAFDDATADALHRAGASLVLPTEDAASAMSEIGRIQAEHLVGRGHRRLGYALPTDPVLRPMARSRLDGAARACAAAGIDLPVALETGMEIADAARAVAGWTEQGVTGVCAFNDEIAMAVLAGMRDRGLAAPADIAVIGADDIPTARLAAPPLTTVAFDLREVGRHRAEAVAAGLAGNDSHPVLARTYERVIERSST; encoded by the coding sequence ATGACGCGACCCGCGAAACGCATCACCAGCGCCGACGTCGCACGGGCCGCCGGAGTCTCCCGGACGACCGTGAGCTTCGTGCTCAACGACCGTCCGGGCCAGTCGATCCCCGAGGAGACCCGGCGCCGCGTCCTGGAGGCCGCCCGCGACCTGGACTACCGGCCCCACGCATCCGCGCGCGCACTGGCTGCCGGACGCAGCGACATCGTCCTGCTGTCCGTCCCCGACGTGCCCATCGGACCGAGCATCAGCCGCTTCGTCGAGGAACTCGCCGCGGCGCTCGGCGATCACGGCCTGACACTGGTCACCCACCTCACCGGCGCACGGGGACGGCCGCTGCCGGACGTATGCGCGACCCTCGGCGCCATGGCCGTCATCGGTCTCGGGGCGTTCGACGATGCGACGGCCGATGCGCTGCACCGTGCGGGAGCATCACTTGTGCTGCCCACCGAAGACGCCGCGTCCGCCATGTCTGAAATCGGACGGATCCAGGCGGAACACCTGGTCGGCCGCGGGCACCGTCGGCTGGGATACGCCCTGCCGACGGACCCCGTCCTGCGCCCGATGGCGCGATCGCGCCTGGACGGCGCCGCCCGAGCCTGCGCCGCCGCGGGGATCGACCTGCCGGTGGCCTTGGAAACCGGTATGGAGATCGCCGATGCGGCCCGGGCCGTGGCCGGATGGACGGAGCAGGGCGTCACCGGCGTGTGCGCCTTCAACGACGAGATCGCGATGGCGGTGCTGGCCGGCATGCGCGACCGCGGCCTCGCCGCGCCCGCCGACATCGCCGTCATCGGCGCCGACGACATCCCCACCGCCCGGCTGGCGGCGCCGCCGCTCACGACCGTCGCGTTCGACCTCCGCGAGGTCGGCCGCCACCGCGCGGAGGCGGTCGCCGCCGGGCTGGCGGGCAACGACTCCCACCCCGTGCTCGCCCGGACGTACGAACGGGTCATCGAGCGCTCGTCCACCTGA
- a CDS encoding IS110 family transposase, with protein MPLAVGIDVAKQIHWAEIKVAEAGKVLVNRRVDNTPDAIENLIADIQAAEAEHGRATVGIDILGGIAALLQAMLLAAGLTVVHVPGLAVNRARQGTRGGEHKSDPKDARVIADQVRIRDDLRPVTTGRDIDAELRLLVARRADLVTDATRRANRLRELLASIHPGLERQLDLTGKTGLHLLTQYVTPAEIRAAGRARVLAHLRKLSHVKDAQLIALADGTFTSATAQRVSVPGEAVAADLVRDIAAEALAARDRLAALDKRLREVLERHPDAALIASLPGMGAVLTAEFLAVTGGIDRYAGGDQLAAAAGLAPVLRQSGKVRYLQRSRAGDKALKRVFYQSAFIAVGCDPASKAFYRRKKDQGKTHHQAVLALARRRVNVLHAVLRNRTPYNPGHTAVAA; from the coding sequence ATGCCGCTGGCCGTGGGCATCGATGTCGCCAAACAGATCCACTGGGCCGAGATCAAGGTCGCCGAGGCAGGGAAGGTGCTGGTCAACCGGCGGGTCGACAACACCCCCGACGCGATCGAGAACCTGATCGCCGACATCCAGGCCGCCGAGGCCGAGCACGGCCGGGCCACCGTCGGGATCGACATCCTGGGCGGCATCGCCGCCCTGCTGCAGGCCATGCTGCTGGCCGCGGGCCTGACCGTGGTCCACGTCCCCGGCCTGGCGGTCAACCGCGCCCGCCAGGGCACCCGAGGCGGTGAGCACAAGAGCGATCCCAAGGACGCCCGTGTCATCGCCGACCAGGTCCGCATCCGCGACGACCTGCGGCCGGTCACCACCGGCCGGGACATCGACGCCGAACTGCGACTGCTGGTGGCACGCCGCGCCGACCTGGTCACCGATGCCACCCGCCGCGCCAACCGGCTGCGCGAGTTGCTGGCCTCGATCCACCCCGGCCTGGAGCGCCAGCTCGACCTCACCGGCAAGACCGGCCTGCACCTGCTCACCCAGTACGTCACCCCGGCCGAGATCCGCGCTGCCGGACGCGCCCGCGTCCTGGCCCACCTGCGCAAGCTCAGCCACGTCAAGGACGCTCAGCTGATCGCGCTGGCCGACGGGACATTCACCTCGGCGACCGCGCAGCGCGTCAGCGTGCCCGGCGAGGCGGTCGCCGCCGACCTGGTCCGCGACATCGCGGCCGAGGCGCTGGCCGCCCGGGACCGGCTCGCCGCGCTGGACAAGCGCCTGCGGGAGGTGCTGGAGCGCCACCCTGACGCGGCCCTCATCGCCAGCCTGCCGGGGATGGGGGCCGTCCTGACCGCCGAATTCCTGGCCGTCACCGGCGGCATCGACCGCTACGCCGGCGGCGACCAGCTCGCCGCCGCCGCGGGCCTGGCCCCGGTACTCCGCCAGTCTGGCAAGGTCCGCTACCTGCAACGCTCCCGCGCCGGAGACAAGGCCCTCAAACGGGTCTTCTACCAGTCGGCGTTCATCGCGGTCGGCTGCGACCCGGCCAGCAAGGCGTTCTACCGGCGCAAGAAGGACCAAGGGAAAACCCACCACCAGGCCGTACTCGCGCTCGCCCGAAGACGCGTCAACGTGCTGCACGCCGTGCTCCGCAACCGCACTCCCTACAACCCCGGCCACACAGCCGTAGCGGCTTGA
- a CDS encoding transposase yields MSGHRGRYPMREIVNAILYQERTGCGWEYLPHDLPPRSAVYYYFGRWLSNAFVKPLRLCGRGCRECGCGARRAAR; encoded by the coding sequence GTGTCGGGGCACCGGGGCCGGTATCCGATGCGGGAGATCGTGAACGCGATCTTGTATCAGGAGCGGACGGGGTGCGGGTGGGAATACCTGCCGCATGACCTGCCGCCCCGCTCGGCGGTGTACTACTACTTCGGCCGGTGGCTCTCTAATGCGTTTGTCAAGCCGCTACGGCTGTGTGGCCGGGGTTGTAGGGAGTGCGGTTGCGGAGCACGGCGTGCAGCACGTTGA